The following nucleotide sequence is from Anguilla rostrata isolate EN2019 chromosome 3, ASM1855537v3, whole genome shotgun sequence.
ATCGACGAACAAGGATGTTTAAAAAGTAGGATTTGTTTTTATCTTACTACATAGTACGGCTAGTCAGTTAGCAACACAAGAGACATTCCATTCAAGTCTAGTTAAGCAAGCTACCTAACACTAGATATGGGAATTCTGCCAGCAACCTAGTTGCTTCTTAAACACTACTGTTAAACGTTCTCAACTGCTCTGTCTGGCtagtaaaatgcatttgaattgtTCATAAAGCTTTTCAGCGTGATTGCAGCTAGCTAATTTAGAAAGCTAACCAAATACAGATAATCGCCTTGCTTGGTAGTATGGATTCAGTAACGTGGGTTAACTTTATAGCTGTCTGTTAGATGGCTAAGAATCTGTTTAGGTTGTCTGCTCTTGTTAGATTTAATTTCAGACATTTGTCCATGGTTTCGTTTTAGATTTGATGAAAAAGAGAATGTTTCCAACTGCATTCAGCTGAAGACTTCCGTGATCAAGGGCATCAAAAACCAACTGCTGGACCAATTCCCAGATATCGAATCATGGTTAAACCATATAATGCCAAAAAAGGATCCTGTCAAAATAGTGCGATGGTAAGCCCAACATgtccaatattttatttaagtaatTTTTATAGAACGGCATAATTGTATTTGCTGTGTGCACCGTTATGTTGATGTGCTTTACATTCATTCAGCTATTACGATTATCAAAATTGTATCGTAATGTTGCAACAAGGTTTTACGTTCATTACACTTGTGACCTAAATGACTTGGTTTTTGTTGAGTTTAGGAATATCACTGTATTAGGATTTGCGGTCATTGCAACTTTTGAAGGGTTTGAATTAAGTGTGCTTCTCCTCGGTCTGTCTTGATtgcagccatgaacacattgaaattctgACAGTAAATGGCGAGCTGCTGTTCTTCAGACAGAGGGAAGGTCCATTCTACCCCACACTCAGATTGCTGCATAAATGTAAGGCCTCTCATTATTGTGTTAACTTAATTCTGCACTGTCTCATTAATATATTCTGTAATAGTAAAGTAGGTAAATTGATTATTGTCATAGGAATGTCATGGTACCATGTACAAATGCAGTCAGTTATCAAATAGCCTACTCTATGCGGATTATTTGGTATCTAACAAATCAGACATGGGCTGTTAGCAAGTGAGCAGTTCTGTTATGTAGCTGTATgtatacagtaataataatataataataatatccttgcatttatatagcacctttccgaatgctcaaagtgctttacagtcagGGGGAACTCACCttacccaccaccaatgtgtaggacccacctgggtgatgcacagcagccattttgcttcAGAaaactcaccacacattagcaaagatggagagggagtaccccagaaaattttaaatgttatgaaatgcattttgaaatgccGAATActgagttttttcccccacatacacttacattacagccatttagcggttgctcttatccagagcgtctttttacatagcatttatattgcatccaattatacagctgcatatatactgaagcaatgcaggttaagtaccttgtaattatggcagtgtcctaccggggaatcaaacctatgaagAACTTCTTACCCATTAAACTACACTTCCGCCTTACATACAAATTTTACATACAAATGTATAGTCATATTGCAGTAAAATCGACTCCAAAATTACAGAATATAtgctatatatttttgaaaaatataatgtcCAGACATTTAATGTCCATGGAGGGTATTCCACAAAACTGGTTTAAGAAATGCAGGCTTACCCTATGTTACCTGGCTTCATTAGGAGTCTTACTTCATGTTAGAACACCTATGCCAGACAAGAGAAAGAGGTCATCGCCTTAATGTTAAAGACCCAACTGTCTGTTAAAAGCTGACATATATCCTTGATAGTCTTATGTCTGAAACTAAATTCAAATTAGATTAAATAATCacatttcttatttgtttttatcCATAGCACTCTTTGAAAGTCTTTTTCATAAGTCTGCACTATTGCTGTTTGTCATACTTACCTATCAGTGtattgtactgtaatgtgaGAACCAGTTGGAAAAAATAACGAACTATTTGACACTGAGCCCATTTTAAATCCACCGAGCCCATTTTAAATCCACCAAGTGAGGGGTCCTTTGTTTAGGTTACTTttaatatgttatttttattattaattttaattcactACATGGGATATACATTACATAGGGCCAGTGgtaaactaaaatatttttactgttgtATTTGACCTCTGCAAATTATTGAAATGTCCCACCATAATGTGTGCATACACAGtgagtaaaaacaaatgttttttggctggaccgcaccaccagggccagccctacaaacgcgaatgtctgtgactgactgagtgactgagtgagtgatgaagttacaccattggttggccgagttataaagttacaccattggtcggctggatcacgtgtgttaggtccagccatatactagttTTTAACCTGGTCCTGTTTCAGTGTGCACTCTCTCTAGCTTACCTACTCCATTTTTGAATAAACTgcagagatttatttttaaaaccttttcccCAGACCCCTTCATTCTTCCACATCAGCAGGTAGATAAAGGAGCCATCAAATTTGTCCTCAGTGGAGCCAATATCATGTGTCCGGGACTGACATCTCCTGGTGCCAAACTATACCCAGCTGCCACAGATACAGTGGTCGTATCCTTTACAGATATCAGATGTACTCCGCTGTGGAAAGCAATTCATGTTATACGTGCGATAACAGTTATTTGTTTAGAAAGAAGGTTTCAATTCCACTGTATTCACAATGCTCAGAGTCTTTGCACATATTTCAAAGTTGTTGGCCTCTTTAACATTTCTGTCACAGGCCATCATGGCTGAGGGTAAGCAACATGCACTCTGTGTTGGGGTTATGAAAATGTCAGCAGAAAACATGTAAGTGTTCTGTTGTTTGGAATTTATTGCTGCTTTgagattttttgaaaatttggaaaaaaatgtgttttttttttaatgaaaaggggCAGTGCTTCTTGGTTGGGAGATGTGCAGTAAAAATGCCAGATTGTGTGTCCTGTTAAGCAGTAGTTTTCACTGTAGCGGTATGCCCTGGATTGACAGAGGACCCTGCAGTGATGGGATGGGGACTTTGTATGTGATTATACTTTCCTAATTaggaaataaaaacctaaaacTGGGAGGGTAAAATAGATATTGGAAAAAGTgtggtttgaaaaaaatgagCTGAAGTACAGTCGATAGCTTCAAGAATGACAGTCTTCTCTTTCGTTTCCGACGattacatttctgaataatTTCTTTACCATTTTCCTCtgggaaacagagagaaggtCAACAAGGGCATTGGGATCGAAAATGTCCACTACCTGAACGACGGACTGTGGCACATGAAAACGTATAAGTGACCGAAGGCATGGAACTCCCGGACCGAGGCCTCAGAGCTGGCTGTCTACTGTTTACATCAATGGACTCAACCGTGTAACTAACTGGCGGAGGCTTTAATTATGATGCACAATAAAACCTTGCATTTACGGCATTCTCACTTTTCACGTTCCTTCACTTAGCCGCAAACTGATTAAGAAAGAATACACTCCCTGCTTATTGACCGAGGACCTGCATATTTCATGTAAAACTAGCGAAAGCTGGCGGCTCATCCTGCTatggcactgttctagtgcattgatgggccccacagtctggtatcaaaTACAGAAGGTACCAGTGctgactacattacattacattacattacaggcatttggcagacgctcttatccagagcgacgtacaacaaagtgtataaccataaccaggaacagtTCGAAACCCTAAGAGAAGTACGGTCCAGTACAGGAACaacgcatagttcaacttggacctgtggttaaactgattaacactaaccgAACGGCACAAGAATCATGGAAATAATAAAGTACAAGTATCTTAGACAGCTAGCCACCAGCCCCACAGGGAGGTGCACAATTGGCTCTAGAATCACCCAAGTATGAGACGGGTTCAACTGGTTGGGATAACAGCGTCTCATCGCGCTCTAATGACACCTGCCAATCAGTCGGGGGCTTGCAGTttgcctgttgagctgcacgtGAAGCACCTTGCTCTGTCTCGGCAAGCTGAACATGCAAACTGCCATCTGATAAGCAGCTGCTGgcatcacatgcttcagaggggAACATGCTTGTCTGCGTTCTCCTGAATTGATGGCAGAGGTTGCGGCAATAAGCGCTGATGAATATGATATTCAAACGAGCAAAAGCTGTCTTTGGGAATTTGGGGCATCACACCGCTTCTACATGCTGAATGGTCTCACTGCTTCTTATTCATTGGTTTTTGCAGCATTGTATTCCTTGGCATTTGCATGGCTTCCAATATACATAGGCTTACATTTCCTTCCTCAAGGGCTAGAAGCCATTAAACAAAATAAGGCTAAAATTATTTGTGACTGAAGTAGATAATGGAAAACATCTGTAATTCTCAGGGTCATGCAGTTAattcagtgtaaaaataaatacaagttaaAAAAATGCCACACAGTATTTGTCTTGCGTTTAATATCAAAATTgattcaaaataacatttagcAACCATGTCGACACCATAAAACATAATCGTATACCATTTATTAGCTCCTACATTTACGAAAAAGCATAGAAAagtcattcaaaaatatttgcacaatTAAAGCAGTTATAATTTACATCATTTAGGTTTTTGACAAAACATATTACCTTCAATGTATCTCTTCTGGTAtgtttgtaaaaatataatagCTGGTGAAAATGGGACAAAAGAAGTTGTACTGTAGAAAATTTTAATATGATTGGATGTGActacaataatttttaaaaataactacagCTCAGAGATATTTGTATTTCCCTCATTCTAAGGGTGCTGAATTTTTATCGATCTGAAACGGGAGCAACACTGGCGGTTTTACCAGTGGAAGGAGCGAAGGTCGTAAATCTTATTGCACTAGTTAGGCTGGGAATTctcacagaaataataatttaaaaaatcctatttcacatttttgaaagaaatgtcaTACAGAAAACAGATCCAAATACAGTTTCTACATGAATTGGAAACCTTCATtttctcaggaaaaaaatgacCATCATGATTAGCACCAATGTGATCAATGTACTGACCAGATGCATCTTCATTCATGACCAGATTAATTTATAAGGTACACAGTGCCTCCCAGATTTACCCAATATGGTATTAtcactttcttttttacttcTTGTTTTAATATCAACATCCTCTCTCAACTTCTTCAATTCACTTCAGGGGAAAAAACTTCCTTCTTGATAGGATATTATGAGCAAAACAGCCTTACTGGTACTCTAGTTAAGACTTGGCTAACCCATGTCTGCCATAGACAACACGAAATGTCTCATGTTCTAAAGATACCCACACTGTACATTCTTCTGCAGCAAGAGTCACCCTGATTTTGGCAGACAGTAAAGTGGAAAACTGGGAAGGGACATTATACCCCAGCTTTCTACACCAGATGAGCACTCAGTAACCTGACAGTTTTCACCATTTCAGACAAAGTAacagtgtgggtgtattttggGGACATGGCTTTCTTTGTCCTGATGAGGGCACTGCAGTTTCCACATTCCCACATACGTTTGCTTAGATTAAAATAAGTACATATCCCTTCGGTTTCACAATTTTTACAAAATGctataaattaatgtttttaataggTTATTGTTCATTCAATGATTCAGTCAATAATTATGTAAAAAGCTCATTATGCAGTCTGGCCATCAAGTCTGGCAAagcaacatttcaaaaaaagagccatttcctttttaaaataatcagtCACCAACTCAAACATTCAAACATAACAGCACTGAGCTATTAGATTTCAAGCTACACaggttaaaataataataattgcttgTATCCATGTGCCTCACTGATACATAAACCAGTGACAACCAACAGAGTGGAAACAACTAAATTTTGGGACATCAAAAAGtagaaaaatttgaaaacaaataaattggaAGTCGATAACGATTCCTTCCGACACCAGTTGTAAACCAGGTCACACCTGGTTCCCAACTGTACCAGGTGGTTACTACTGTCAATATTTGGTATTGCACaggcacacccatacacacacatacacagttttGTAATGGATTAAAAATGGATTAAAATTCCCTTAGCAGCACTTGGGGAGTGAATGACTCCAGGCTGAAAATTAATTCCTCTGAAtatgtctgtgtcagtgtgagtgttgGTGATAAAACCTAAAAAGTGTTCAAAAACTAAGACTAAAATGATTACCACCTTGTGCAAAACAGTCCCCACATAACAGCGTCCTTCTTCGAGTGTTGCCGTCACTGGTTCCTGGTGCGGGCTCAGTCGTTGTCCGAACCCTCCGGGGGCAGAAACATTAACGAGTCATGGAAATCGTGCCCGTACGGGCGCAGCCTGTACACCCCGTACATCATGACCTGCATCTGGTTGGGGGTCATCCCGCTGAACGTGACGGCCATGTCGGAGCAGCAGCCCTCGATCACGTCCGGCGGGTTGCGGGCCAGGCTGGCGGAGATGAGGGAGCCCACGGCCTTGCTGTTGAAGAGCCCCTTGCCCCGCGAGTCCTCCCCGTTCTCGGCGAACACTCCAGTGTACTTCAGGCACACGGCCAGCTGCTTCTCCTCGCTCAGCTTCCAGATCGCGCGGCCGCGCTCCGGGCACTTGTCCTCATCGTGGAAGATGCCCACCAGCCGCCTCAGGGCCTCCAGGCTGAGCACTATGCCACTCTCGTACTCCACATATTCCAGCTCGCCGGACTTGAGTGCGTTGCCGATGTAGAAGGGTTGACCGGGGTCCTTGTTCAGCACCAGGTACTTCAGGTTCTCGATGATGGCGAAGGTGGTGGGTCGCGCCACGAAGAACCAGCGCAGGTCGCCGGCATTGTCGTAGGCGTGCTTCAGGGCCTTCCGAAGCTTGGCCCACTCGTCTTGCTCCTGCCGTAAGGGAACGCAAAGTGGAGCGTGAAATTTCTCTCACTGAATTCTCCTAGTCCtcacaaatttacatttaaccATTAACTGTACCTGTAGAACAAATGCCCCCATATTAAACATTTGCACTTAAGGGTTTTGAGTTTTAgcgtgaaaaataatttttttttctttttttttggaactacCAGACATGTAGCTGCATCAAGctgagtgaagctggtggaTCTTCTGCTGAAGTCAACAGACTTGTGACTGAAGACTGGGGTAGGAGTCTTCAGTGACAGTTTCCAATGTCTAACGTGTTTAGCCGGCtacagacaaaaatatttaaaccacATCGGCCGTTTTTACAAAGAGGTGGAATTTGCTGTGACTTAACGCGCACCCCCCACAGGCATGACGGTTACATTTCCTTGTACACCAACTTCCTTGTAAAGTTGTCACGTCACTCAAAATTTTACACTGTAAAAGCGTTTCCGCACCCAGTGGACATGactacttcaaaaaaaaacttcaaatgattaaaaagctatcttaaaatatttttgtccaaTAAGTAAATGGTTTGCATTAGATATATATAAGTACCTATTGGAAAAgtatgaatgaaaatatttaaagccAGCAAACTGCTTACCTTCAGGTCCACGGCCTCCAGGGCTTTGGCCGATTCGGAAGAGTAGAAAGCGGCCCGGTCACAGTGCTTACTCCAGGTGTCCTTGGCAGTGGCCCAGTGAAGAAGCCCCTTGGGCTGGACCATGATTATGCAGTAAACGCGCACCTTCTGGCTCAACTCCAGCTTGTGGGCTTCTGGCAgcctctgcagctcctccttGCTGGGGGCCttgaggtggtggtggaggtggagctcCACGCTGGGCTGACCCCCCGAGCTGAAACTCCCAATGAGGGACACcaccaaacaaaacaagcccCCCATCGCCATCCCCTTCATGAAGGAACTGCCCTCCGACAGCATATTCAGCAGAAaactgggaaaacaaaaaatgagttAACAGAAGGATTTCCTCCCACATAGTCTGAGCGAAAAAGACATTTCTAAATCTAGTTATATGTTTCAGTTTCTCGATTTACGGAACTGTACTTCAGGTGAAATGGGACCCAACGTTGCCACTACAAGTTCCAAATATTCCCCATATTCCACATTCCGTGATGGTGGCTGGGTATGCATATTATGTATTCCAAATGTATATTTGGAAACGTATAACACTTATGTAGCAAGCACCCTCTATAATGAACTAAGATTTGTGGAGATACAAAACGTATCGCTTTAGTAACTAAATACCTTACCAAAAGTCAAGAGGTTAGCCTAATCTGTTCAGAAAAGCGATTTTAAATTATAGGATCCGTTATAATGAGAATTATACATCATTCCATTGGTATACTAGGGAGCGCATTACATTTGAGATGCACGATTCACTGAATTACGTGAAACgacacatttaaacagaaattgtAACATTTAACCTTTAAGGAAACCATGGCAATGTAGCAGACTACAACTAACGATAAAAACAACACAGTTTTGATTTTAGAGGGaagtaatattaattaatagTAGCTAGTAATAATGGTTTGCCAAGGGTTGCTGACAAACAAAACGTATTTAAAACACTTTACTGAACAGAATCTTTGTTAGTTCGGTAGAAAAAGctaaaatacagataataatgTGCACTAATGTGGTTTCAAAACTACTCCAGTAAATTAGCCTGTTAACTAACGAAACAAAACTTTGACTTCACATAGCAAAAGCAACGAGCTAGATACGTTAACACTAACAGTATCATACTTGCCAAGCTAGCTGCCATGGCATTTGCGTCAGGCTGATGGCATAATGTGACTTGCCTTCCTCTCGTTAATGTTGCATTTTTCGTACAGCTAGCTAGCGACTATTTTTTATTCCTGATTAATCAATATCATTAAGTTAACGTCGTCACCTAGCTAGCGAACTATGTTTTAGCTAGTCTAGCTGTTACGACATTAAACTCAGCTTAGACTAATACTTGGCTAGCATAACGTTAAACTAACGTTAGTCTACGTAGCTAGACAGTTTTCTAGAAAACCCCATTCATGCGTTGATCGCAGTGCCTTTGCGATTAGTGTGGAGTGAATTAACGTTATTAAATATAAGGTAGGTAGCTGATAGTGACATCCGTTTAAACGACCATGAGCACCACAATCATGTCTGATAAAATAACTTGGCTGTTCCACGAACGTTACACCGCACTCACTGTAGTTAGACTTCAGGCAAATAGCGGACCTGATATTataaacatcaaataaaaaaaattaaatgtagttATGACTTAACTAGCTACttaccagcacacacagctaTAATGACTGGTTTAACAGTTTAGCTTTTCAGTCAACCGTAAGTGATCCTCTCATTTCAGCCATTCGACGAGCGACAGCCACTTAGCGCTACCCCCGGCCATAGACACCGTACACAATAACCGAAGGCAAATCATTAGCATACCACAGTGCTTCAACTCCAGGAAATGTAATAGTAAAGCGCGCACTGCGCATGCCCCTGTCCAATGCCGCAAACGTACTTCCTCTTGAAATTGTactaagaaataaatgaaataaacttCCCCagtgatattttctttttcacgaATACCATCTACCATCGTGTTGCTTATAATAATAGGACATTTCatgtttctttcagaaatattttattgcttttcattaATTTAGTGAAAACGCAAATAAATGCTATAGGTAAACATAGGCTACATGTGTTGAAACAAAGACTCCACTGCTGGATATGGATCAGTGTTTCCTTATTAAATGCCGAATTGCTTTAAGCTTTTGTATGGTTAGTAAGCTTGTAACCAGCCATGTTGgtgcataaatacataaaatccTAGCCTCTATGAAGTAGTTGAAGTGGCTGACTTTGTCTTACTGAAATcattatttacttttgtttctctgtgtaaGACATTGGTCTATCGTGACATATGAATTATGCATGATTGTTTTTAcctgattatattttattatgtttttatctcAACATGAAACAAAGTGagctatttgaaatatttcacgACCAACCTCACTCTTAGTTTTGAATGCatcagataaaaatgtaaaattatttttttaatttcacgggattaaaaaaaagtaaaaaaaactgtcatgtGTCTAATTAAACCGAAACCACTCTTTCGTGGGAATCTTATGCAGTCTTTCAGATCGTGCTCTAGCCATTTTCTATGCTGTAGAGGCTAACTAATATTGTACCGATATCAATACACAATATCCATATTCATTAGATTAAATTATATGGCAATGCTCCCCGCAATTGTATTCCATGTTACagttaatgtgttttcatggtgGACAAAATGATTGACACAAGAATGCAAAAACTCAGTTAGAAACTGAAAGTGAGTAAAACTGTTCCAAGTAGATGTTGAAACACTGCATGCCAGTCCCTTGTTGGAACGGGAATGAGTACCAATCCCCTCAGACCTGTGCACCATCGCTTCTATATTTAGACCTTATTTTTCATCTGAGACTGGGTAAATGAAGAATAGTGGCAGGACATGAGCTTGAAGAAGCAGTGCCAATAGACACTGTAGACGCCATCATCCATCAATGTACAGAGCCCCAGGTCTTTTGGTAATGTTCTCATCCTGTTGTATTAGAAACCTTTCATTTTGACAGAGCGGCCTGTACCATGTCATTTAAAACTCAACAAGACTGTCACCAAATTCATACACTTttctgtgcattaaaaaaaagaaagaaaataaattcatgcCACACTTTTAATGTTATACATTTCAGTGCCTAtaaagtttaataaaaatacatttacactgtTTGttaaaatctgtctgttgagGTCTGTCAAAAGTGTTTTCTCCATCAATTTTatttcaagttaaaaaaaaaaaagtatgaggACAAGAACATTTACACAGGGCCATTGTTGC
It contains:
- the mcts1 gene encoding malignant T-cell-amplified sequence 1; this translates as MFKKFDEKENVSNCIQLKTSVIKGIKNQLLDQFPDIESWLNHIMPKKDPVKIVRCHEHIEILTVNGELLFFRQREGPFYPTLRLLHKYPFILPHQQVDKGAIKFVLSGANIMCPGLTSPGAKLYPAATDTVVAIMAEGKQHALCVGVMKMSAENIEKVNKGIGIENVHYLNDGLWHMKTYK
- the c1galt1c1 gene encoding C1GALT1-specific chaperone 1; protein product: MLSEGSSFMKGMAMGGLFCLVVSLIGSFSSGGQPSVELHLHHHLKAPSKEELQRLPEAHKLELSQKVRVYCIIMVQPKGLLHWATAKDTWSKHCDRAAFYSSESAKALEAVDLKEQDEWAKLRKALKHAYDNAGDLRWFFVARPTTFAIIENLKYLVLNKDPGQPFYIGNALKSGELEYVEYESGIVLSLEALRRLVGIFHDEDKCPERGRAIWKLSEEKQLAVCLKYTGVFAENGEDSRGKGLFNSKAVGSLISASLARNPPDVIEGCCSDMAVTFSGMTPNQMQVMMYGVYRLRPYGHDFHDSLMFLPPEGSDND